The genomic segment tggAAATGAGCTCTTTGGGAAGGTAAGGAAGATATTTTAGTAGTTACCCCATAAGTCCATGCCCTGACCCTAGTAATAAATATCTAACAGGTGGCTGTTTTTGGGAACTTGCCCTTCGTCACTGCCAAAGCGGAGTTAAAGAATGGATGAGGAGCAAAGTGCCGAAACGGCCGCCTATACATTTGGGTCTGACTTCTGTACCGtcccgccgctcggatccgggctcactgGTGGGTGGCTCAAGAATCTCCGGAcacgggggccctgtggtcactccgatctgaaaggggctggcggtttaggggacataggtgtacggccggagcagtgttaagttcgtgacgccacccatggaatgtggtgaaggtggacaccactgctgcggtttacggggcacccgggggagatgttgcgcagcaagttgttaacccttccgtgggtagggatggtggctccgggacccgttggggagtatTTGGGTGGTGCAGGCAGGTGGGCGGCTGGAGGGcattgatgtactcacgattagtagcacactcaagtctctggtaaaccaaggtgatggtggtcggtacccgcagccggccgcggtctggtcccccacccggttggtggtctctgcctttctcctgcacttgtttgtgtgatggtggactgactgaacttgcaatacaggagtccgctccccggcttgtgattgtcggaggagccttttgcccgcagacgctggcctgtgggatctctctgccgtggcggtggctgcttatccccctcgttgggctgttgtcttcagtcgagactttgggtgggaaaggacctatagtcctggccacaatcagttaattagctagcccccagtagcttctggacctagcttcagggtttgagtaccccctctgtgttccggtttccgagtcggttccccgggtcggtaccggcgggccactaccctgtcctggtccaccatgccgtcttcccggctcctgcaggcagaggcctccgtatgcctcctagtcaaaggtgcctgggctccaaccctggcacctgtcagtctgtctccggcctgtcccacaggcctgacctcctccacttcactctccaactgaACTGGTTTGAACTGAACTCTActaactgtgttttcctgcctcaggctctctggactcctcggctggatggacacaccagggggtggagccaggtggttggccacgcccaccatgagggaggtgactagggtttaagtgtttggctgctgtcaccttgttaggggactggtgtaatgcggggcgctatctgtgaccacctggcccggccagggagtCACACTTCCTTATGAATAAGTCACGTTCCAAGCCTCGTAAAGGGTCGGACATCAACTTACAGGGCTACTACGTCCTATATGGAAACCATTTGCCTTAATTGAACCGAAAATGAACCAAGAGGTACCTGGCACGTGTCGAGCCCTCCCGAGAGGCGGCCGGCGCACATCATGGTATCCAGCACTTGATTATAATACTCCTGGTTGCAAACACTTCTGGATATTAAATTGATAGCGACTTTCTGAAGAGTGGAGGCCAAGTTTCCTGAAAGAGGCAAAAATTGAGAgaaatgtgggaaaaaaaaaaaaaaaaaccgaacaAATTAGATTGGCTTAGATTAGAGAAAATATTACCGAAGTCACATCCAACATGAACGTACCTCCTCCTTCCACAGTGTGACCCCAGCCCGTCACCGACAATGGTGCGTTATCCGGCAAGCTGATATCAAACCCCGGAAGACAGACCGGCTGGATGGAGTCTAAGATGTGAAAGAGGAAAGGAGATTAGTCAGCGACCATAAAATAATCCACACAAACTAGAATAGTACGTCCCTCCGATGTCCACCCGTCATCAGCGAACGCTGGAGTTATAATCTCACTGGTTTAAAGTCTGTGTACTTAATTAGCATCCAGCTGAAAAAGACATCTAGGCGAAGAATTGACCATTGGACAGTATCTCACAATACACAAGTGTCTAAGAATAATACACAATGCACTAAGAGTTCTCTAGTAAGAGCCCATTACACTTGGGGGAGactgtgcaagtgtgacgccctggccagccaggaggTCACAGAtggggccctgcattacaccagtcccctaacaaggtgacagcagccaaacacctaaaccctagtcacctccctcagtgcttgatggacacaccagggggcgaagccaggcggttggacacgcccaccgacgagttcggatagcctgaggcaggaaaagtaaACAGAGGAGTtgtagagttcagtggaggaggtctggcctgtgtgacaggcctgtagcagactgacaggtgccagggtaggagcccgggcacctttggctaagaggcagactgaggcctctgcctgcaggagccgggaagacggctcggtggaacagtggtggaccgggacagggtagtggcccgccggtaccgaccctggcaatcgactcggaaactggagcacaaaagggggtactcagaccctgaagctaggtccagaagctactgggggctagctaatttactgattgcggtctggactataggtcctttcccacccaaagtcctgactgaagacaacagcccaacgagagggatagaaagccaccgcacaggcagagagatcccacgggccagcgtctgcgggaaaaaagctcctccggcaaccacaagccggggagcggactcctgaagttgcaagcgcaggtagtccaccatcacaaaacaggtgcaggagaaaggcagagaccaccaaccgggtgggggaccagactgcggccggctgcaggcaccgaccaccatcaccttggcttaccagagactcatgtgtgtttactaatagtgagtacatcagtgccctccagccgcccatctccctgcaccgcccaactactcccccaacgggtcccggggccaccatccctacccacagaggggttaacaacttgctgcgcaacatctcccccgggtgccccataactgcagcggtggtgtccaccttcaccacaacccgtgggtggcgtcacgaacttaaacacggctctggccgtacaactTCGTCCCCCTAAAAAGCCAACCCCTTTTAGAGGGGAGTGACCgtgggacccccgggtccggagaccctcgagccacccactgaaggtccgcaccagagcggctcggctgctgctgaGCACGGGCGGCACGCAAGAATTTTGCATTACAATATTTTATTCAGCGATTTTACATCTAGGCTCAAAAATCCTGTAAtgttaattactagtgatgagcgggcactaccatgctcaggtgctcagtatttgtaactagtgatgagcgagcactaccatactcagtactcctaactagtgatgagcgggcactaccatgctcgggtgctctgtactggtaactagtgatgagcgggcactaccatgctcaggtgctcagtactcgtaactagtgatgagcgagcactaccatgctcgggttctcagtactggtaactagtgatgagcgggcactaccatgctcgggttctcagtactggtaactagtgatgagcgggcactaccatgctcgggtgctctgtactggtatctagtgatgagcgggcactaccatgtgtgacgccctggcaaaaccagggtgtcacagacctgcagaaaaccagcaaagtgcaggtcattctcctccttggtaacctgatcccacaccagtgcaacaGGACAgaaccccccccagtgtaagagctaaacagagcagcgggggaggggctggagcagagtgagtttggaggagtgtgaagagagcagaccaggggaggatagctcctggctgccacaaggaagggaagtgtgaggaaggggcccgaggtggccggggcagggtagtggcccgccggcatcaaggggcgacccggatcactgcatggggagtgggctccccgttcctgactgaggaaggagaaagaagcatctggctgcaaaacaagaacgggatcctgctgtactgcaccgaaggctgtggactccggcagtttctagtttaccagtgactctctgtggtttacttgtgagtacaatagtgccatcaggcaccgcaccgcagccctgcgcccagcagccctcctccccattcaccaccgggccccgggatcaccaaaccctacccacggaggggacaacatcctagctgctccctgccatcgctcccgggatccccgtcaccagcagtggtggtgcccataatcaccacgacccatgggtggcgtcacgaactatctccccaaacaaaccacccccttttcactcgtgggtgaggagcgctgctcgagtccccgggtccagcccaccgctcgagccaccgagcagcagcagaagcccaggacccgagcgtagcgagcgcggcccctccgcccgcgacacatgctcaggtgctcagtactcataactagtgatgagcggacactaccatgctcaggtgctcagtatttgtaactagtgatgagcgggcactaccatgctcaggtgctcagtatttgtaactagtgatgagcgggcactaccatgctcgggtgctcagtgctggtaactagtgatgagcgggcactaccatgctcgggtgctcagtgctggtaactagtgatgagcgggcactaccatgctcgggtgctcagtactcgtaactagtgatgagcgggcactaccatactcgggtgctcagtactggtaactagtgatgagcgggcactagcatgctcaggtactcagtactcgtaactagtgatgagcgggcactgccatggtcagtactcgtaactagtgatgagcgggcactgccatggtcagtactcgtaactagtgatgagcgggcactaccatgctcgggtgcacagttgCTTTTATAGTACAGCATGTATTGAATTTAACCATCTCTTAAAAGGTTTGGCGTCCTAGGAGCACCAAAATGTTGGCAATAGGTGCCTAATGCCAATGTAATCCATTTACCTAGAGTGGTTAAAAGATTGACAGTGACAACAAAGTGGTTAAATAGCAGTAAATCATAACTTGCTCCAGTCGCTGCTGTTAAAGCCAGGTGCAGTCTGTATAACACAGCAGGCACCTGTCTAATTTGACGCAAGCTCAGCTCCTGATCCTGCCTCATAACCCAGCAATCGAAGTCTGATGGACACGAATATCATATTGGAAAGAGGTTAATATAAAGCTCTAGACGCCAAATCCAGAATCCAAAATAAAACAGGCAAAATGCTCATGTGTTACATTTAGGTTTTGTTGCAGGTTAGTCCTGATTCAATGCAATCCCACCGCATATTACAGTACATGAGGACTACACTTTGACCCTCCCACACACGAAAAGAGACCAACCCAAAAACACAAAAATTCTTATTTAAGCAACAGGCAATTTTCTAATGGCACATTCCCTTAAAGTCTAATTACATTTTCACAAAAACATTCAAAGGGTCACAGATTTTGATTGGCAGGGGTCTCAGCTGAAACGTTGAACGCGGAAGTGATTGGTCACTAAATCTGGCACGCATTTTATACACCACATTAACCAACAGGACTTAGTCTTTGttacaggctcggactggcccaccggagaaccggagaatcctctggtgggcccctttgccgTAATAGGTCACTTGCTTTTACAATGTACAAAGGAAGCATCTCACCATTCATTTTACAAATCACCCAGTATATTACATCgaagcataggtaaatttgtggatgtaatatttgcatgtagttgatcagtggcccccagagtcaatgttactggtgggcccctgccGCCTCAGTCTGACACTACTTGGTTATGAATCCTTCCACTTCTGAAAATGGCGCAGACTGAAGAGTAATAACAAAACCTCCTTACCTGAGAAGGTCAGATCGGTCTTCAGTTTCAGAATGGCAATGTCGTACGGCTTGAGGTCCAGGTTGTATAACGTGTGAATGTAGATCTTATCCACTTCTGATGCAAAGAGGTAGTTAAGGGTGGAGCGTCCACACTGAACACGCCATCGATCCACCTGCTGATCGCTCCTAGATGTGGAGGAAGCCGGAATTATTTATATGTAACATCACAATGACTATATTATATCATCGTCGTACGGGGACTTGTTTTATGCGCGATAAGTTGTAGTTTTGGATGTCAAGATCTACTTTACACTATACTGTGctgaaaaatgggaaaataaaattcaAAAAGATGTGGTAAAGCGACCAACACGGCAGCCATGGGGGCCTTCGGTAAAGCGACCAACACGGCAGCCATGGGGGCCTTCGGTAAAGCGACCAACACGGCAGCCATGGGGGCCTTCGGTAAAGCGACCAACACGGCAGCCATGGGGGCCTTCGGTAAAGCGACCAACACGGCAGCCATGGGGGCCTTCGGTAAAGCGACCAACACGGCAGCCGTGGGGGCCTTCGGTAAAGCGACCAACACGGCAGCCGTGGGGGCCTTCGGTAAAGCGACCAACACGGCAGCCGTGGGGGCCTTCGGTAAAGCGACCAACACGGCAGCCATGGGGGCCTTCGGTAAAGCGACCAACACGGCAGCCGTGGGGGCCTTCGGTAAAGCGACCAACACGGCAGCCGTGGGGGCCTTCGGTAAAGCGACCAACACGGCAGCCATGGGGGCCTTCGGTAAAGCGACCAACACGGCAGCCGTGGGGGCCTTCGGTAAAGCGACCAACACGGCAGCCGTGGGGGCCTTCGGTAAAGCGACCAACACGGCAGCCATGGGGGCCTTCGGTAAAGCGACCAACACGGCAGCCATTGGGGCCTTCGGTAAAGCGACCAACACGGCAGCCATGGGGGCCTTCGATAAACTCTTGACAACCGatagtatctaaggggttaaaaatttcTCATTTGAGGCAGGTGGCGGCATTGTATGGGTCAGATATTAGGTTATTTAGGGAATCGAACGCCAACTGTAACGACTGGTGAGCCTTCTCAGAGGGCAATGCAAATTAAATCGGCAGGTTTTCCCTCTATATGGTGCATTGCCAAAGAGACACCATGTCTCTCCAATGAGAACCAATACCTCTGCTCCCAGCACCAAACAGGTCCAATATCAAAACTAAGGTTATACATAAGACCATGACTTACATTTGGAAACAATGTGCCGCACTTAGGATAATACGCCGGTTAAGAATGCTTCCTCCGCATATATGCGACCCCATATACTGCAGGCTGACCTGCCAGGGGTAATGCTCAATGGAGGTGTCCTGACCCCCGATAATTCGCTGTTTATCATGATTAACTCcacaagctaaaaaaaaaaaaaagggacaaaagTGAAAAAGATGAGACTTAAGAGATTTCCAAAGACACAACCTATTACAAGAGCCCAGGATGCAGCAATAGATGCGATATACAAAGTGATTCTGGAAATACTCACTTATACAGCTGAGCGATACAACATTGCCGGATGAACAAGTCCTGAAAAACCAAAGGACACTCATAAGTACAAATACAGGACAGTCTACTCGAGAGAAGGCAAATAACACTTTCCAGTTAAACAGAACTATTCACACATCCAATGTATTGAAATCGATCCATGTGCTGATCTGTGACTCGGGGATTGTTCTATTCTCATCCGTTTTTGCAAAGAATGAGCCATTTAAGTCTAAAAATCATCATCACTTTGTCATCCGTTTATAGTAGATCAGCTGctaattgaaaatgaaaaaaaaaaaaaaaaaaaaaaaaattccaaataatgTAATTTCTTTCAGGTTTTGAAAaacaaataccaaaaaaaaaaaataaaaattttttttttttattagtaaaaAACCAAAACACCTCTGTGGACAATGGATATAATTAGTTAATTATTTGATAGGTTTTCTATTTTAATGATTTTGTTTTTGAGCACTGAAAATGCCCAAAACACTGGGAGGTGTTCAAACATACCTGCAGTAAAAACAGACGCAAAATCAGGTGCAAACGGATAACAAATAGAAGCCAAAGTTTTTGTTTATAAATACAGATATTTTAAATAGAACCCATCATCAGCATCATGCATATTAAAGCAAAAGGTTTGGGGGGCATTATGGTGCCGATTTAAAAGGTATCTTCAGTGTACAAAGCCGCAGATTAAGCAAATCAGGTCAATGATGAGCCGCGATCTCGATCTACGCATGCGCCACCGACACCATTCTCCTGAAGCTCGCCCCAAGATCAGTGTGCGCAGGCGCAAAATTTAGAAACTAGAAGGTACAGACACCATAGGGTGTCCATATAGAATATAGAAAGGAAGGACCGCACAATCCAAGCGTCTGGTGAAAACATCTTTATTCCAAAAGGTGCAGCATAAAAATCAGGGAGGGAGCTGGATGCAGgctcctccaaaggacgacggacgTTTCGCGTTAGTCGAAGCGTGCATTAATGCGAAACGTTCGTCGTCCTTTGGAGGAGCCTGCATCCAGCTCCCTCCCTGCTTTTTATGCTGCACCAGACGTTTTCACCAGATGCTTGGATTGTGCGGTCCTTCCTTTCTATATTCGACATGGATATTCTCTGGACGTCTGTCTTCCTTTAGGAAGAGCACTCCTCAGCTGTGGTTACCCAGAGCCCTGGTCCTATTCCATTCACCTGTGAGACCCCCGCAAGGTAAACCCAGTGGTGCAGGGCTATCTTCTATTTGTTTATGCTACAGACACCAGAGGGATCGGGGCAGAGCTGAAGACCCTCCCCACAGTCCTCACCAATGCACAAGAGCTTAGGAAACCAGAACTTCTAATATAAACAACAACTCAGATTTGTAAATGAAAGGGATCTATTGACTCAGTATAGTAGCGCCATGGTGCCCAAacctttaggctgcgtgcccacaatcaggtttcaTAGCGTTTAGGATACAGAGTGTTTtcactgcttccaaaacgctgcattgtacaataAAAGCACAATGGATGGTAggtttagaaatctcctgctcactttgcttgtttttcccgcagcgaaaactgacctgtggtgcggcttcccgaggcgcagcatgtcaatttattgccgtGGAGCCACAAGTGCTCCCCGCAGTGAGAACAGAGAGAAATACCGCAGCCGCGTCCAGGATGCAGCATGCccggatcatgggcacgtacccttatttCAACGTGCATGATccggatgacaggttctctttaaaaacaaACTTTGATTTCCATTTGGTATCTCAATCCATTAGGATATTTCTTTCTACTTGATCTGTTACAAACAGATCCCAAAAAGGGACGTGTGAATAGAATTAAAAACAGATCCAACTGTTACAAATGGAAGCAGAAAGATCTCAGTGGTAATTATTGGGCTCATCCAGGTTCCTTTATTTGCCCATTTTTAGAACAGAAGAGAACTTCTGCATGATGCACTTTTTCTTCCATTCTAATAAACGGACACATAACCCAGAAAGACCCCTAATAATCCATGGTGCCGCTGTTGCTTCTATTTCTAAGTCTTGTGCAACTGATCTGTCACGATTCCTTGTGCAGAACATTCtgcattgttctgctatgctctcctgcagagctggtatATGTTGCCTATTGTGCAGAgtgtttttgcaggatgaatgctctgctggttgtttcacagcactggtttCACgctgtcctgggaggtgctctcgcagatgcttctggttcccagtgattgctctgcttcataagggagcatgttagctcaggacgccgccagttgtacttcctgttacagttgtgctgttggctcccgtgtgCTCAGTATTCAGTCTCTCGACCCCAGACTGCTGTTTACCCATCTcctcctgtcctcccctgtttctgttgctactcctggcttctgacctaggattcctcctgaccacatcccagTCTGCTCCCTGTACTTTGGTACAAACTCTCCTGGAactctgaccttcggcttgtatcctgacctagtCTTCGTCTGCTCCCCCCCTTTGTGTACTGTTGTGCCCTTCTGGTTTATGATCTTAGCCTGCCTGACTACCTCtacatttactgcatacaagtagtgtctagcgccaccttgtggcaGTCATCACATAATCCATTTAGAACATTAAGCACGTCTATCCGTAAAAATGGAACAGGCAAATTAAATATCCAAATGGAAGTATGAATGCAGACCAAGGCTAATACAATACAGGACCCCAAGTCCTGGTTATGGATAGGGTCACCTTGGCGCTTTTACGGTTATGTTTGGAACATTAATTTTGACTTTGTTCCTAAAAAAACAGAACTGTAAGAAACTGCATCCTCCTATAAAAAGAGAGACTAATGGCACCAAATGGGTCAGTTAAGAATCAATTCAAGAGGCCGTCATTTATTAGGAAAAAAACTAGAAGATGCTCGGGGCCAAGTGTGAACCAAGTCTAATGTGCACAATGTAGAGTTTAGTgtatttctacatttttactcacccAGTAACTGGAATCACCTCTATCCCATTACTGCCGAGCAGAATGGTGCTGAACGGCCCAATTATATCATTTCTGGTTACAAAGGAATATGTAGGGTTACTGGAAAACAAGAACGGAATAGGGTGTATTTACTATGTGAAGCATGCAGCATGAGCAGTCTGCATTATGGTATGGACTGCAAAGACAGATTCTAAAAAAATTCAAATGAGAAGATGCTATTCTATCTTTAACCACTAGAGGGAGGACAATAGCCTAATTTATTTTATTAAAGTCTCTGAGCGCCAAAATATTCATGTCTGGTCTGGGACAAGTCAAAGCAAGTGAAATCCTTTTCTTCTAGGGCTTTACTGCAAATTATGCAGAGCTGCAAGCCTGAGCAAGCAAAAGCATAGAGGCGAGCGAGCAAAAGCACAAAGAGGCAAGCGAGCAAAAGAACAAAGAGGCGAGCGAGCAAAAGAACAAAGAGGCAAGCGAGCAAAAAGAAAGAGGCGAGCGAGCAAAAGCACAAAGAGGCGAGCGAGCAAAAGAACAAAGAGGCGAGCGAGCAAAAGAACAAAGAGGCGAGCGAGCAAAAGCACAAAGAGGCGAGCGAGCAAAAGAACAAAGAGGCGAGCGAGCAAAAGAACAAAGAGGCGAGCGAGCAAAAGCATAAAGAGGCGAGCGAGCAAAAGAACAAAGAGGCGAGCGAGCAAAAAGAACAAAGAGGCGAGCGAGCAAAAGCACAAAGAGGCAAGCGAGCAAAAGCACAAAGAGGCAAGCGAGCAAAAGCACAAAGAGGCAAGCGAGCAAAAGCACAAAGAGGCAAGCGAGCAAAAGCACAAAGAGGCAAGCGAGCAAAAGAACAAAGAGGCAAGCGAGCAAAAGATCAAAGAGGCAAGCGAGCAAAAGAACAAAGAGGCGAGCGAGCAAAAAGATCAAAGAGGCAAGCGAGCAAAAGAACAAAGAGGCGAGCGAGCAAAAGAACAAAGAGGCGAGCGAGCAAAAGCACAAAGAGGCGAGCGAGCAAAAGCACAAAGAGGCGAGCGAGCAAAAGAACAAAGAGGTGAGCGAGCAAAAGAACAAAGAGGCGAGCGAGCAAAAAGAACAAAGAGGCGAGCGAGCAAAAGCATAAAGAGGCAAGCGAGCAAAAAGAACAAAGAGGCGAGCGAGCAAAAGAACAAAGAGGCGAGCGAGCAAAAGAACAAAGAGGCGAGCGAGCAAAAGAACAAAGAGGCGAGCGAGCAAAAAAACAAAGAGGCGAGCAAGCAAAAGCACAAAGAGGCGAGCAAGCAAAAGCACAAAGAGGCGAGCAAGCAAAAGCACAAAGAGGCGAGCGAGCAAAAGCACAAAGAGGCGAGCGAGCAAGACCGTCCTAAATAAGGTACAATGCTAAcactcaagaaaaaaaaaaacaaaacatcatttAAATAAAGAACAGTGAAAACAAAACTAACTTACAACCCAGGTCTAACCTTGCACAGTAACGTATAAATCATACCTTGAATACCCCAGCTCCGCACAAACGGCTTTGGCTCTGGCAACATCGAAACCATCAGAGCAAATGTAGTTCCACCGTCCGTAGCCGTAGAGCTGCACGATGGAGCCGGATTCTGACAGCCGGGCTgagacaggaatgacgaacaaatcaAGAGTATTGCACAGGGTTTTGTGAGCACTGTAGTGCATCATTACTCATCATACATCACATCATTATTATGCTTTGGATTCCTAATAAAGCACATTATGAACCCAACTGTTCTTTAAAATTGGGACAAATGTATAGGGTCACAGTCCCTATAAGTTGCAGGGAAAGTGGGACTCTATAGGGGCGGCCGAAGCTCACGGGTGGCACTCTATAGGGGCGGCCGAAGCTCACGGGTGGCACTCTATAGGGGCGGCCGAAGCTCACGGGTGGCACTCTATAGGGGCGGCCGAAGCTCACGGGTGGCACTCTATAGGGGCGGCCGAAGCTCACGGGTGGCACTCTATAGGGGCGGCCGAAGCTCACGGGTGGCACTCTATAGGGGCGGCCGAAGCTCACGGGTGGTACTCTATAGGGCACGATTACTGCAATATTGCATTTATTGGAATTTCTCATCTATTGAAAAACTCCTCTTGTTTTTCTTCCTTAAAAAACTGGAAGTTTCCTTTGGACAAGCTTGGGTTATCAAATGTGACAGCTTTTAGCATAAAAATTGTGGCAGAATGAACGGTTTTCCTTGAACATACAACAACCAATTTGCCATCATCTGTAAACTGCGAGTAACAAATGATGAAATGTCCAAATCCCCTACAGCGCCTCCACAGGTGAAAGTGAGCATTACACAGTTCCCACTGAAATGCTTGGACCGTACTCACCAATGGAGTTGTTGCTATAATCTACTCTCTGGACACAACGCAATTCATCCTCATTGCCACTACAGTCCTGCGTCCCATCGCACCATTTATCCAGGGGAATAAACTTAAAGGATTTGGTGCAGAAGAAGTAGTAATTATCTAGGACCACCTTAACTGTAATAAAAAAAGAAGAGGGTTAATTACTATAAAAGGTTTTTCCATCTCCAATAGTGCGGATACACTGGATGCTGGTTTCCCTGAAGGGATCCCTGCAATGACACTCTTGTGGACAGAAATCTTATAGATCCGTATAAATCCATcctcagtgagc from the Anomaloglossus baeobatrachus isolate aAnoBae1 chromosome 11, aAnoBae1.hap1, whole genome shotgun sequence genome contains:
- the TMPRSS4 gene encoding transmembrane protease serine 4; translation: MSRGEGDIASPLNSTGANERASNPAQPAVSSQPVPATPRTNAQPSRPNSAPSGPTGVTPGPARTTAPATRPSGPAQPPASRPAGPTRTPGPVRGTPRPNTRTGANPLVYKIRRVSALRRYCVPVTTVVLILASLAVIGILIKVVLDNYYFFCTKSFKFIPLDKWCDGTQDCSGNEDELRCVQRVDYSNNSIARLSESGSIVQLYGYGRWNYICSDGFDVARAKAVCAELGYSSNPTYSFVTRNDIIGPFSTILLGSNGIEVIPVTGTCSSGNVVSLSCITCGVNHDKQRIIGGQDTSIEHYPWQVSLQYMGSHICGGSILNRRIILSAAHCFQMSDQQVDRWRVQCGRSTLNYLFASEVDKIYIHTLYNLDLKPYDIAILKLKTDLTFSDSIQPVCLPGFDISLPDNAPLSVTGWGHTVEGGGNLASTLQKVAINLISRSVCNQEYYNQVLDTMMCAGRLSGGLDTCQGDSGGPLVYSGDTARWEQVGIVSWGDGCGRPLKVGIYTSVQAFLSWICGIMKAEL